A region of Malaciobacter marinus DNA encodes the following proteins:
- a CDS encoding response regulator transcription factor — protein MNKKILLIEDDIQMQSLIVEYLKDYNFDCTAISHPKKALKLLESKKFNLIILDLMLPEMDGFDLFKQIQKISNIPIIISSARADIGNKIHGFELGANDYLAKPYEPRELVLRIENILKKSLNEKHFISDFIIDKINKEVFLEEYPIDLTKIEYEIFLFLCENINKVSSREQIVNATSLNINTKNRTIDMHISNIRQKIGDDSKFPIYIKSIWGIGYKFVG, from the coding sequence TTGAATAAAAAAATTTTATTAATTGAAGATGATATTCAAATGCAGAGTTTAATAGTAGAATACTTAAAAGATTATAATTTTGATTGTACTGCTATTTCTCATCCTAAAAAAGCTTTAAAATTATTAGAATCTAAAAAATTCAATCTAATCATACTAGATTTAATGTTGCCCGAGATGGATGGGTTTGACTTATTTAAACAAATCCAAAAAATTTCTAATATTCCTATAATTATCTCTTCTGCAAGAGCAGATATAGGAAATAAAATACATGGTTTTGAGCTTGGTGCTAATGACTATTTAGCAAAGCCTTATGAACCAAGAGAGCTTGTTTTAAGAATTGAAAACATTTTAAAAAAAAGTTTAAATGAAAAACATTTCATTTCTGATTTTATTATTGATAAAATCAATAAAGAGGTTTTCTTAGAAGAGTATCCTATTGATTTAACAAAAATAGAGTATGAAATATTTCTTTTTTTATGTGAGAATATAAATAAAGTTTCTTCAAGAGAACAAATAGTTAATGCAACTTCTTTAAATATTAATACTAAAAATAGAACTATTGATATGCATATTTCAAATATTAGACAAAAAATTGGTGATGATTCAAAATTCCCTATATATATAAAATCTATATGGGGTATTGGATATAAGTTTGTAGGTTAA